One Candidatus Lernaella stagnicola genomic window, CGGCCGGCGTGGTCGAGGCAACCGATCGCGAAGTCTACCGAGCTATCGGCGGCGAGCTTGTGGAGCCGAAAAAGGAGGAGGTGGAGCTCACCGACGAGCAGCAAACGGCGATCGACCGCGTCGGCGCAACGATGGAGCAGGGGGCCTATCGAGCCTTTTGCCTGCACGGCGTAACCGGATCGGGCAAAACGGAAATTTACATTCGGCTGACGCAGCGGGTGTTGGAATCCGGTCGGAACGCGATCGTACTCGTGCCCGAAATCTCGCTGACACCTCAGTTCCTGGGCCGTTTCATGGCCCGACTGGGCAACGTTGTGGCCCCCTATCACAGCGGCTTATCCAACGGCGAGCGCTACGACCAATGGCGTCGCATGCAGCGCGGCGAGGCGAAAGTCGTCGTCGGCGCGCGTAGCGCCCTTTTCGCGCCCTTCGAAAAAGTGGGGCTGATCGTCGTGGACGAAGAGCACGAACACAGCTTCAAGCAGGATGACGGCGTGCCCTATCACGCCCGCGACATGGCCCTCAAGCTGGCCACGATGCACCGGTGCCCCGTGGTGCTCGGGTCGGCGACCCCCAGTCTGGAAACCTACTCCGCCGCCCAAACCGGCCGGTACGAATTGCTCGAACTGACGCGGCGCCCCACCGGCGCGTCCATGCCCGTCGTGAACGTCGTGGATATGCGTCAGGAAATGGAATGGCGACGCCGCGAGCGCAAGCCCAAAAAGGAAGCCGAGCAGGAAGAGCAAGGCGAGCAGCGCTTGCTCACCAGCGAACGACGTGTACTCTCGACCGCCCTGGCTCAAGCTCTGACCGAAACCCACGAAGCGGGCGAGCAGGCGATCCTCTTTCTAAACCGTCGCGGTTTTTCCACCTATTTGTTTTGCCTCGAGTGTGGCGAACCGATTGTCTGTCCGCTATGCGACATTTCCTTGACCTACTACGAAAGAGAAGACGTCTTACGCTGCCATTATTGCGAGCACGTCCAAAAGCCGCCCAAGACGTGCCCGAAATGCGCGTCGCCGTTCCTCTTTTATGGCGGCATGGGCACCGAGCGGCTGGCGCAGGAAGTCGGCAAGCTTTTGCCGAACGCCACGATCGCCCGCTTGGACCGCGACGCCGTACGGGGCAAACACGATCTGTACAAGGTGCTTTCGGCCTTTGCAGCCGGTGAAGCGGAAATTCTGGTCGGCACGCAGATGGTGGCCAAGGGGCACGACTTCCCCCGCGTGACTCTCGTGGGCGTCGTGGATGCCGACGCGGCGTTAATGATGCCGGATTTTCGCGCGGCGGAGCGGGCGTTTTCGCTGATCAGCCAGGTCGCGGGACGGGCCGGGCGGGCCGATCGCCCCGGGCGGGTTGTTTTGCAGAGCTTTCAGCCCGAGCACTACGCCGTCGCCACGGCGGCAAAGCATGACTTCCACGCGTTTTTCAAAGAGGAAGTCAAACGACGTGAGGCGCTGCAATACCCACCCGCGGCGCGACTTGCCGTGTTGAAAATCGTCACGCCAAACTCCCGAATGGGCGTCGACGCGTGCCTTCTGACGCGCCGGGTGGCGGCCGAGATCACGCGGCGGGGCGATATCGAGGGAGCCGAGTTGTTGGGGCCGGCACCCGCGCTGCTGCACCGCGTGCACGGTAAATATCGCTGGAATCTATTGATTAAGGCGAAGAAAGCGACGGGGTTGCATCAGTTGGCGGCTCGGTTATTACGAGGTCTCGGGCGGGAGAAATTCCCCGCCGGCACCTTCCGGTTGGATATAGATCCCGCGGCGGTGATGTAGTCCGGATTCTCTTGCCAGCAAGGTTTCTAACCTGTTACCCTAAGATTGCAGAGGGGGGCTGTTCGGGATGGAGCAGGTTGACGACCTACAAAAACGCCTTTCCGGCGATCGCGGCCGCGACGGTCAACACCATATCCTTATCGTAGACGACGAAGAGGAAAATCTCGACCTGTTGGCCGCGAGTTTGCGCCGCGGCAATAAAATCTTTAAAGCGAGCACGGCCGAACAAGCTCTCGAGCTGATGCAAACCAAAGAAATCCACTTGGTTATCACCGACCAGAAAATGCCCGGCATGAAAGGCACGGAGTTATTGGCGATTCTGCAGGAATCGCACCCTTACGTGGGGCGCATTCTGGTGACCGGCTTCGGCGATCTGGAGGTGGCGATCGATGCGATCAACCGGGGCAAGGTACATCGCTTCGCCACGAAACCCTGGGACCCGGACGATATCAAGCAGATGGTCATTGAGGAGTTGGAACGCTACGACCTCTTGGTCAGCCACCGCCGCTTGACCGCTGATTTGATTCAAAAGAACGACGAGTTGCAGCACGCAAACGAGCAACTGGCGCTCCAGAAAGCGGAGATTCAGAATCTGGCCGATGAGTATCTCCAACAACGGGAGTTGGCGATCGAAATGAGCGAAAAGTTCGCCCACGCCAACCTCGAACTCATCAACGCGCAGGAAGAGATCAACCAAAAGAACCTCAAACTTGAAGCGGCTAACAAAAAGCTGGCGCAACTAAGCATCACCGACGGTCTGACGGGTTTCTACAACCACCGGCATATGAACACGGTCCTCGACAGTGAAATCGGCCGCGCGAAGCGGTATCGTCTTTTTCTCTCGTTGCTGATGGTCGATTTGGACAACTTCAAGGAAATCAACGACACCTACGGACACCTGTTCGGGGATACGGTACTGCGAACCGCCACCGAGATCATTCGCCGAAATATCCGCGAAACCGACCTGCCCACGCGTTACGGCGGCGACGAGTTTCTCGTTATCTTGCCGCATACAGGTATTGATCGGGCGTCTTTCTTGGCCAAACGGATACATTTTGACCTGCGAAACTACGTCTTCTATGCGCCCAATGGCAACAAAGTGAAGCAATCGGTTAGTATCGGCATCGCTTTCTTCCCGCACGCCAAGGCGAAGGATCGCGAGAGCCTGATCGCCTTGGCCGACCAGGCCATGTATGACGCCAAACAACAAGGACGCGACCGCATTGTGGTCATCTCGCCCTAGCGGAATAACGCGATGAGATCCTTCCCGATCACCGGCAAGATTGTTTTGTGGTTCGCCGCACTGGCCGCGATTTCAGGGCTCCTCGTGTTGGTTTCGTTCGTCGTTGGCGGAAACGTGGACTTCTGGCTGGTCGCCGCCCTGTTTGCCACCTTCCTGCTGTTTTTTCTCGCGAGCCTCCATTACACGCGGGGCGTTGTACGGCGATGGAACATGGTCGTGCAACGCCTTGAGAGTATCGCGCGGGGCAGGGTGAACGCGGTCGAGCCGCCGGCGAACCTGGATCCCGAATTGCTGGAATTATGGGACGGCTTGGAACGTGTCGCCGCAGTCATCGATCGCCGGCGCAACGAGTTAGAAAACATCGTTCGCGATCATCTGGAAAGCGAGATCACCGCCGAAAAGCAACAACTGGAAGCCTTTTTACGCGGCATCGGCGACGGCGTGAGCATCGTCGATCCCAACATGAACATCGTTTTCATGAACGATACGATGCGCAAGATTTTCGGCGATCACGTCGGCGACAAATGTTACCGGGTATACGAGAACAAGAAAGAAGTGTGCCCGGGGTGCCCCGTCAGACAGGCGATGCTCACGGGCGAGGTACACCACAGCCTTCGGCGCGTGTACGACCAACACGGCAACCTCTTGTATTACGAATCGACCGGCAGCCCGATCCGCGACCACACGGGGCGGATCATCGCCGGGCTGGAATTGGCGCGTGATGCCACGCAACGCATCAAGTTGGAGCGCAACGTGGAAATCCGGTCGAGGCAGTTGGCGGCGGCCAATGCCGAATTGCGCCGCGCCAATGAGCAACTCGCCCGCGCCTACGAGGAATTGCAGCAGGCGCAAATCCATCGCGCCCACGCGGAAAAAATGGCCTCGCTCGGCGTGCTGGTTTCGGGCGTTGCGCACGAGATCAACAATCCGCTTAATTTTGTCGCCGGATCGCAGAAACTGCTGCAGGAAAACGTGGAACGTCTGCGACGCATGTTGGAGGAATTCGAACGCCTCGAACTGGGCGAAGGTAATCGCGAGCGCTTGGACGAACTCAAGAAAAGTTACGAATACGATTACATTTTGGAAGACTTGAAAACGATCGTTCGCAACATCGGCACCGGCGCGGCACGCATGAAGCAGATCGTTCAAAATCTGCGGGCGTTTTCGCGGATGGATCGCGGACAGCGCGAGGAATTCAACGTTTGCGAGGGCATCGAGTCGACACTGCAGATCTTGCACCACCAGTATAAGGATCGCATTACCATCGAACGCGATTACCGCAACGTACCGCCGATCATTTGCACTCCCGGCCAGATCAATCAAGTTTTTATGAATATTTTGCACAACGCGATCCAAGCCCTCGAAGGCGCGGGAAGAATCGTCATCTCGGTGCGTGCCGTGGGAGACTGGCTGCAAGTTTCCGTCGCCGACGACGGACCCGGCATCGCCGACGACGACCTGTTGCACGTGTTCGACCCCTTTTTCACGACGAAAAAAGTCGGCAAGGGCACTGGACTGGGGTTGTCGATTAGTTATGGTATTGTCCAAGACCACGGAGGACGTCTATGGGTCGAAAGTGAACAGGGAAACGGCTCGACGTTCCATCTGAAATTGCCACTCAACGACGATGCGGGAAGAAACGAGGAAGAGTAAATGGCGCTACTGGGCATCCACACCTATCCCGACCCGATTCTGAGGGAGAAAGCGGAATCCATTACCGAATTCAACGAAGACTTGCGTAAATTCGCGCGGGACATGGCCGAAACGTTGTACGCCGCGCCCGGCATCGGCCTGGCGGCCAACCAAGTCGGTGTCGCCAAGCAAGTTGCGGTCATCGATGTGCGCGACGACGAAAACGAGTCACTCACCGGCCTGTTGACGTTGATCAACCCGAAGATCGTGGAGACCGAGGGCGAGTTCGTGA contains:
- the priA gene encoding primosomal protein N': MTKRAEDHGSIAEVAVGLPVSGTFHYRVPPELRPEAKVGVRVQVPFGKRKMVTGFILSLPDRAPEGIELRDVADIPDREPLFVASHIPFYRFISDYYFAPLGEVLRTALPAGLFSGSRQVLAITPAGKKALRSSLTDDIDRRIVAALAGGEELTVAALDARLERQVNREAQRLVRWGWLEKRYRLSPLTAKRKYETCWRLAEKLALDDAIGMLSRRSEKRERLLRFLADKGAWASLGEIKDEVDNPRPTLNLLVSAGVVEATDREVYRAIGGELVEPKKEEVELTDEQQTAIDRVGATMEQGAYRAFCLHGVTGSGKTEIYIRLTQRVLESGRNAIVLVPEISLTPQFLGRFMARLGNVVAPYHSGLSNGERYDQWRRMQRGEAKVVVGARSALFAPFEKVGLIVVDEEHEHSFKQDDGVPYHARDMALKLATMHRCPVVLGSATPSLETYSAAQTGRYELLELTRRPTGASMPVVNVVDMRQEMEWRRRERKPKKEAEQEEQGEQRLLTSERRVLSTALAQALTETHEAGEQAILFLNRRGFSTYLFCLECGEPIVCPLCDISLTYYEREDVLRCHYCEHVQKPPKTCPKCASPFLFYGGMGTERLAQEVGKLLPNATIARLDRDAVRGKHDLYKVLSAFAAGEAEILVGTQMVAKGHDFPRVTLVGVVDADAALMMPDFRAAERAFSLISQVAGRAGRADRPGRVVLQSFQPEHYAVATAAKHDFHAFFKEEVKRREALQYPPAARLAVLKIVTPNSRMGVDACLLTRRVAAEITRRGDIEGAELLGPAPALLHRVHGKYRWNLLIKAKKATGLHQLAARLLRGLGREKFPAGTFRLDIDPAAVM
- a CDS encoding diguanylate cyclase → MEQVDDLQKRLSGDRGRDGQHHILIVDDEEENLDLLAASLRRGNKIFKASTAEQALELMQTKEIHLVITDQKMPGMKGTELLAILQESHPYVGRILVTGFGDLEVAIDAINRGKVHRFATKPWDPDDIKQMVIEELERYDLLVSHRRLTADLIQKNDELQHANEQLALQKAEIQNLADEYLQQRELAIEMSEKFAHANLELINAQEEINQKNLKLEAANKKLAQLSITDGLTGFYNHRHMNTVLDSEIGRAKRYRLFLSLLMVDLDNFKEINDTYGHLFGDTVLRTATEIIRRNIRETDLPTRYGGDEFLVILPHTGIDRASFLAKRIHFDLRNYVFYAPNGNKVKQSVSIGIAFFPHAKAKDRESLIALADQAMYDAKQQGRDRIVVISP
- a CDS encoding ATP-binding protein, encoding MRSFPITGKIVLWFAALAAISGLLVLVSFVVGGNVDFWLVAALFATFLLFFLASLHYTRGVVRRWNMVVQRLESIARGRVNAVEPPANLDPELLELWDGLERVAAVIDRRRNELENIVRDHLESEITAEKQQLEAFLRGIGDGVSIVDPNMNIVFMNDTMRKIFGDHVGDKCYRVYENKKEVCPGCPVRQAMLTGEVHHSLRRVYDQHGNLLYYESTGSPIRDHTGRIIAGLELARDATQRIKLERNVEIRSRQLAAANAELRRANEQLARAYEELQQAQIHRAHAEKMASLGVLVSGVAHEINNPLNFVAGSQKLLQENVERLRRMLEEFERLELGEGNRERLDELKKSYEYDYILEDLKTIVRNIGTGAARMKQIVQNLRAFSRMDRGQREEFNVCEGIESTLQILHHQYKDRITIERDYRNVPPIICTPGQINQVFMNILHNAIQALEGAGRIVISVRAVGDWLQVSVADDGPGIADDDLLHVFDPFFTTKKVGKGTGLGLSISYGIVQDHGGRLWVESEQGNGSTFHLKLPLNDDAGRNEEE
- the def gene encoding peptide deformylase, with product MALLGIHTYPDPILREKAESITEFNEDLRKFARDMAETLYAAPGIGLAANQVGVAKQVAVIDVRDDENESLTGLLTLINPKIVETEGEFVMEEGCLSLPEERAEVLRAQRVVVQAQDLDGDLVEYEAEDLLAVVFQHEIDHLNGTLFFDHISALKRSAMKKRLKKLKQQQQEVANG